From the genome of Hyperolius riggenbachi isolate aHypRig1 chromosome 9, aHypRig1.pri, whole genome shotgun sequence, one region includes:
- the GREM1 gene encoding gremlin-1, translating to MIRLVYAVGPMFLLFGLLIPHIEGNKKVRGSQGAIPPPDKGQPNDSEQSLTHPGGRNRGKGKGQALIAEEVLESSQEALHVTERKYLKRDWCKTQPLKQTIHEEGCNKRTILNRFCYGQCNSFYIPRHIRREEGSFQSCSFCKPKKFTSMVVTLNCPELQPPIKKKRITRVKQCRCISIDLD from the coding sequence ATGATCCGTTTGGTTTATGCAGTGGGACCAATGTTCCTCCTATTTGGGCTACTAATACCCCACATTGAAGGGAATAAAAAGGTTCGTGGATCTCAAGGTGCTATTCCCCCACCTGACAAGGGACAGCCCAATGACTCTGAACAAAGCCTCACACATCCAGGTGGTCGAAACAGAGGAAAAGGTAAAGGCCAAGCTCTAATAGCTGAAGAAGTGCTGGAGTCCAGCCAGGAAGCTCTGCATGTTACTGAGCGGAAGTATTTGAAGAGGGACTGGTGCAAGACACAACCACTTAAGCAGACCATTCATGAGGAGGGTTGTAACAAACGTACGATCCTCAACCGCTTCTGCTACGGGCAATGTAATTCTTTCTACATTCCAAGACACATTCGCCGGGAAGAGGGTTCCTTCCAGTCCTGCTCTTTTTGTAAGCCTAAAAAGTTCACCAGTATGGTGGTTACACTCAACTGTCCAGAATTACAGCCACCCATAAAGAAGAAAAGAATTACACGTGTCAAGCAGTGTCGCTGTATCTCCATAGACCTGGACTAA